CATTAACACGGTCCCACCTCATAAACACGGTCCGACCTCATAAACATATTCTTACATCATAAACACAGTCCGACCTCATAAACACAGGCCGACCTCATAAACACAGGCCGACCTCATAAACAAGCTGGCTGGGGAGAGAAAAGGTGAGACTGACTGATGCTGAGAGACAAATTTATCTGATTGGTTTAGACATCATCTGTGCCTATATAAACATCCTCATGAATTGTCATGAATTGAATTCTTCAAATGGTCtgtttgaacaaaaatataaaggcaacatataaagtgttggtcccatgtttcatgagctgaaataaaatatcaaaCCAAGGAAGCCAAGATACTAAAATATACTTAGTTCAATCCATGCTTGAAAGAATAACAGAAAGTGCAAAGTGCAAAGTGCTTAACAAAAAATAAGCATACATTTTAGCTTCTATAGCTTCGTCAGTGCTGTACAAACTCATTGAGGAAGTATGAAAAATAAATAGAATTACCGTAGCTAACCTCAACTGATGAAATCATAGTAAACATCTAATGTCACATTATCATTAAATTCACAAAGTAAAGCTTCCCAAGTCATaaaggggcgacaggtagcctagaggttagagcattggactagtaaccagcaggtagcctagtggttagagcgttggactagtaaccgaaagattgcaagattgaatccctgagctgacaaggtaataatctgttgttttgcccctgaacaaggcagttagcccactgttcctcgactgtcattgaaaataagaatttgttcctaactgacctagTTAAATAAGAATGAAAGATAAATGATCATTAAATTCACAAAGTAAAGCTTCCCAAATCATAAAGAAAGATAAATCTGGCTTCATGATGCAGACACTCTATAGAAATCACCTGTTTGCTACAGTCTAACTGGAGTAAGGATAATACATGGCCACCATTATGGATTACCATCAACCTGCTGTGCTTGGGGatggaagagaacagaacagaagttaCTAAATATTGTATACACCATGTCATGTATGGAATTAGCTGTGTTTTTTGCCATAATTGGTTCCATCGTGGGCAGAGTAATTTCCCCAAATGTCCATGTTATAAACATGGGGATGACATCACTTAGAGTAAATGATGGCCTGTGTTCTAGGGTGGTTCTAGGGTGATCTAGGGTGGTCTAGGTTTGTCAAGGGTGGTCTAAGGGGGGTCTAGGtttgtctagtgtggtctaggggggttctagggtggtctaggtttgtctagggtggtctagggtggtctaggttTGTCTAGGGTGGTTCTAGGGTGGTTCTAGGtttgtctagggtggtctaggttTGTCTAGGGTGGTTCTGGGGTGGTCTAGGtttgtctagggtggtctaggtttgtctagggtggtctaggtttgtctagggtggtctagggtggtctaggttTGTCTAGGGTGGTTCTAGGGTGGTCTAGGTTTGTCTAGGGTGGTTCTAGGGTGGTCTAGGtttgtctagggtggtctagggtggtctaggttTGTCTAGGGTAGTCTTAGAtttgtctagggtggtctagggtggtctaggttTGTCTAGGGTGGTTCTAGGGTGGTCTAGGTTTGTCTAGGtttgtctagggtggtctagggtggtctaggtttgtctagggtggtctaggtttgtctagggtggtctagggcGGTCTAGGtttgtctagggtggtctagggtggATCTTAGTCATGATAACAAAGACATCCTCAATAACTTCTGTGTCTTTTCTTTTCCATTTAGCTGTGTACTACAGTATGAtaaggtctctgtctgtctctactgtgcCAAAGACTGGATAAACCTGTTCAGAAAACGTGTCATTGAAGGTGTAGATATGACTGCGTGCTACAACATTATAAAAGGAGAGCTGCCCCTCCTCAATGTCAAGGTAGACCCCAATCTTCTTGAGATGTTCTGGAATCTTGATATCAACAGCCGGAACCGTTAGAGCCTTCAGCCCACCGACCTGCATCCGAAGTGTCCAGTAACCTGTTGATGTGTTCAGTTCACTGAAGCCTCTTCTTGGTGCAGACTCCCTAGCTATCCCTATCCTCCAGTCTGTCTTCccttccacccccacctcccAGTAGTACCTACCCTTGGTAAAGCCCTGTGTTCCCAGTGCACACCACCACCCATCATACTTGTGAGATGCGCCGTAGCGACGGTATCCATCTCTAGGATCATGTTTACTCTCTATTATTTTGCCCACTCTCACACGTTTCTGATTGTTGGACACTATGAAATCTGGATTGGCTGATTCAGGGTCCAAGAGAATGTCAActgtaagtaaaaaaataaaataataattgacAGGATTATTGATTTACATCATATAACTTTTTCTTTGTGAATAAAACGAAAATATTAAAAACAATTCTGAATTAAGACTGCCATTGTgatgttgaaaaatcataatggtTTAGTAGTTTAATTTACCTGATGCTTTGCTTATCCAGTCCCATACTGAAATAAAACAATGTTTGAAAACCTGATGAGTTTACAACCAAAAAGTAATATGAAAAAAGTGAATTCAACTGAATTTATTTTTAATCCTACTGCTTACCTGGTTCAGGAATCACTGTGGTGAAGGCTGAGGACAAAATGAAAGCATTTTGAAGAACTGTCAATTCATGCAGGCATTTTCTTAATCAAACAGAAAGTGTTTGAGGAATGAAAAAAAACAGGTTTCGTGCATATTTAAAAAGTGTTTGAggactgaaagaaaaacaggtTTCGTGCAGGTCAAATTATATACTGAAAGTTTTGTGTAGGCCTACAGTCAATGTAATACTCATGTTATCTTAGCTCATGTTGAAAATGAGATATACCTGAGTGTTTGAACCTCTGCTTGGATTTGAGCCATAGCTCTGGGATGGAGCCCTGTACGACAAAGTGACCGATGATTAATGATGAATTATCCTACTAATCACTCGTAAATATATTCCAACATCATAAATTAAGAAAAAAACCCTATCATACTAGGTTACTATCATGACACACCTCTTGAGGATCTTCCTGTAACACAGTCCAGATGATAAAGTCCATGACAGGGAGCATGCTGGGTAGTTTCCCTCTCTTCCACTGTCCCTCCAGATCCTGCAGGACTGAACACACATCCTCTCCTGGACACACTGAGTCCTACAGAGACACAGAAATTATATGTGAGAATTTACTAACCTTAAAAAAGTTGAAATGCTTTTATTTTTGTCATAATAAGCACAAGTTGTTTTAATTATTTGTTGTTAGTTGTGAGACCTGTTTTCGTGATTGTAGTCCTGCAGCCCATTCTGAGACGATGCGCTGAGCTTCTGCAAGTCTTCTCTCAGCCTCTTTTGGAGATGTTCTCTCCTCTACCTCATAGTCCTCCCAGCAGGTACGCGGGGGATTTGGTGAGCTCCTGCTTTGCCCCTCGGATATCTTTGAACACAGATGTTTGTCACTCATAGACAATCATGACAGGAGCATTGCATTGATGTTACTGTTTTCCT
The DNA window shown above is from Salmo salar chromosome ssa25, Ssal_v3.1, whole genome shotgun sequence and carries:
- the LOC106586898 gene encoding putative butyrophilin subfamily 2 member A3, with product MQNWTAETLKDSQSIGSFGKSCGKVTHPYDCCSQPFGKPNLSLYQTITRLLKKCQIVIKNFLKGPSRITTLETSQSPSLDECKAIIRKLATELHRISKYEDNFTTSLEDGYSLAECQQFILQWAEELSILPKISEGQSRSSPNPPRTCWEDYEVEERTSPKEAERRLAEAQRIVSEWAAGLQSRKQDSVCPGEDVCSVLQDLEGQWKRGKLPSMLPVMDFIIWTVLQEDPQEGSIPELWLKSKQRFKHSAFTTVIPEPVWDWISKASVDILLDPESANPDFIVSNNQKRVRVGKIIESKHDPRDGYRRYGASHKYDGWWCALGTQGFTKGRYYWEVGVEGKTDWRIGIARESAPRRGFSELNTSTGYWTLRMQVGGLKALTVPAVDIKIPEHLKKIGVYLDIEEGQLSFYNVVARSHIYTFNDTFSEQVYPVFGTVETDRDLIIL